TTACTGgattatagtgttttttttcaTAAGTCGGGTAAAGATTTCTTGTTATTACCATTTTACTACGTAATGGCCGAAAACCAGAGGTGGCCGGCAAACCGGCTAAACTACCCTACGTACCTTTTATAACTTGAACTGGACACCATGATTTTTAGTTCAACATGAtcagtttatttattactttaataaaattattgttacaTATTGTTTATTCAAGCTATCACACATCACCTTACCTAGCTATcctcataatatatttttctcaaacttgctatgaaatgttgacatgacttacgtcaaattaggtccggaaatactacatatcaggtgcgatgagtgaaaaCGAtattgtaaaggaatttcatactgccttacacacctaggactgtaaagaaacctacttttgttttttaacgtcaaattgtgacacgtcttggcattcaaccatcaacaaatataggtacggtacggtgatctgttgtgcatattcgttgcgaagcaacggcggtggcgcatcacGAAGGCGCGCGGACTCACGCGCGTAAagcaccgctggtagagtggggAGCTGAGTagttcgccacaaaacaaattgactacatttttttgttttaattgcaagtatAGATGATTGGTActtgatacaaaaatatatgaattacTCATTGTAGAAATAGTTTTGAAGCGTGCTTCAATCATTCGTAAAATTTTCAGGTCTGCGATTGGCCCGCAAATGCTGGTTGCAACTCCTCTGCACCCACTACAGTAAAACCTACCACTCCGGTACAAAATAACACTGAGCCCTCAACGCCTGAACCTACAACCGTAGAACCCGTAACACCCGAGGCCGGATTCCTCGAAAACGGTTGCCCCGTGGACCCCCACATCCACTGGCTGCTACCTGTGGAGGGAGACTGCAACGGGTTCTACTACTGTGTGTGGGGAGAGCTGGTTCTGAGAGCCTGCCCGCCCACCCTGCACTTCAATAGAAAAATTCaagtaaactatttttttagaataaataacAGTAGCGTAGCTAAGCGTGGGCGAATGGGGTCCTGGCCCGCGGCCTCGCACTTAAAGGGAGGCCTACCTTATTATTACCTTGGGAAAACACATTGAAAAGGGCCTCACAGATTAGACACGACTAGATTAGATCACGCtccgccactgctaaataatattgatattttagtaGACACGAAAGTAATAGTTGCTTGTTCATTTCTAAATcgtaatattaatataagtatacaatcgtaataaaattaataaatactacTTCCTGGACTTCCAAACTGAAAGACTTCAATTCTCagtacttaagaggaaagggggcggccgcttctccatacaaacgtagtcctcattttcctctctggatattgacattatggaaaatatttttgcataatttgatatatattaaccatagctatgcccctacgtttgccctttttagattttatgattattgtaaaaattaggagtgaaaaacagatttaatacaattttttaaatgcacctaagtcttgtaataattaaaaattcgaaaaaatcaaacctaggggcatagctgtggtcgatatacaaccaattgtgtcaaaatattttcaataatgttaatatccagataaatgaggactacgtttgtatgaaaaggcgatttcgtgcGGGATCTCAACTTTCGTCTTAAGGAGAAAAATAGCAACCGACATATTTCCCATTTGCGCTTTAAATAGTTAATGAAAACATCattgacgatccttttcaggtgaaaatttccatttattaattgttgctatctggattaagatgttatttttagtcattattagaatttatttttgacaatcacaatatcgattcatataaattgacatgaatgtaatttgtaatgcaatcgtatgttgtgtaataaataaatctaaatctaaatcatcGTGAGGAAAGGTTCTTCTTTAGGTTAGAAGGGGATCCTGTGTTGGCTCATATAACTCATCTAGTGTAAACCAACTTACTGGTTTTTTGCAGGTTTGTGACTGGCCCACCGAAGCTGGTTGCATCACATCGCTTAACAAACACAACATGGGGCAATACTCTAAACTTTTTGCTACAGAACTTTTCAGAGGCATAACAAATTCAAGAATCTAGATGCATAATTTCGGAAGCGACAGTCGTTTTTAGCAACAACCAACATTCTTggagaaaacaatttttttttacattaattaaatgaattattaaatttcataataaataccACGGATTAGGAGAGGATGTTGTTTTTGATTTACCTCGTAGATGTTGTAACGTGTTCTTGTTCGACGGAGTGACATATTCTGTTGTTCCCTTATCTAACAGGTATAGGTTACCAGAAATCCCGGTAAGCTTAAAGTTGCTTCTTATAGAccagtaaaaacaaaaaagtttttcttgGGAAATTGTACTAAAttctataacaaaatttagaggAATTTTGTTCTAGAATTTGTAAGCTCACGGATGCCAATTTTTAAACCGTTGTAAAATAAGCACTAATTGCTAGAGTTAAGGACTATATCACAGATCGGGGTACATATATGGAAAATGTACATAAGTGACAAATCAAGTAAcggttaaataattaaaattgattaatttttattttttgctatgTATACcaactatgtattttttttattgataatggCTAGGCATTTGATGTATGTTTGtgattgtttaatttaatttgaattctgTACAAATGTTCTTTTTTGACATTCATGGGTGCATTATGTTAATGGCTAAATTGATGAAGAATaaagaaattgaattgaattcgcTGTAGATGATGCCTTTCACTTTCACAGATTTTTTTCAGTTCTAACTTGAGCATCATCGCACAACTGGTTAAGTCACTGTGATGATCCACGAGGGATATTTTAGTTGAGCAGTGGGTGTGTGTTAAAGACTCAACCTTTAGTTTTAAACAAAATTGAAATACCAAGTGCCTCTTACTACATTACTTTGTTCTTTTCTGTTCACTGAACTGGATCAGGGATATGATAAAATCACTAATTTACGAGTTGATGTTtcatcataaatcataatatcCCTAAACTTACAGCAGCAGCGGCATCGGTAGAGAAAGGCAGATTTGCGGCACAGCCTACATTTTCCCGTACCATGTCCTGACTTTATAGGTCCCTATAGATCTGGAATATAatcaatttgaaataaaaaaacattctgATCAATAGACTGTATCCTtgtgtatgtatataaacaAGGATACAGGACTCAATAGGACTCATACTCTACTAGGActtgtgtatgtatatatacacaAGGATATAGTCTATGTCGGTGTCTAAGGTCGGTGGTTAGAAGGTTATTCATTAATTACTGGACACCCTATAGGTGTAGAaagtaacattaaataaatggGAAGCAAGGAAAAGTTGAAAATTATGGTATgaatataaatgtatatttacaGTTTAACAGATAAATTTtgaatatacaaataatttataatataattaatattttggcTCATACTTGgataagaatttatttacaacCTAAAAAAGCGCATATGTTTGTTGAATGATGTAAAAGTACGACGACTACCGCAGTCTACTAGTTCTGGCCAGTCACATTGGTCCGTATCAGGGTTGAAGACCAGATTTGGATTGCAATCAAGAGTCACAGGCAAGCCGTCTTTACATACATAGTACTGGTTGCAGTTCTCATGAGCGACTAGGACACTATCTGAGCCGTCCCTGGCACAGATTTCAGCGGCATCGCTAGGGTTTCCATTTCCACCACCGTTGTTATTGTTGTCATTGTTTCCTTCTTCTTTATCTGCTTCTTCGCAGCTGCTATCCTCTACACTCTTTTCATTGCCATTGTCGCCGTTACCACCTTGGTTTCTACCTTCGCAGTTCACGTTCTCCGGCCAGTCGCATTGCTCCGTTTCATAGTTGTACAAAAGGTTTAATGGACAGTCCAACGCAACAGGTGATCCTTCAGAACATTTGTAGAACTGATTGCAGTTTTCGTGAGCTACCAGCACGCCGTCTGAACCTTCGGCAGCGCAGATTTCGCGAGCTTCGCTAGGGTTTCCATTTCCACCACCGTTGTTATTGTTGTCATTGTTTCCTTCTTCTTTATCTGCTTCTTCGCTACTGCTATCCTCTACATTCTTTTCATTGCCATTGTCGCCGTTACCACCTTGGTTTCTACCTTCGCAGTTCACGTTCTCCGGCCAGTCGCATTGCTCCGTTTCATAGTTGTATAAAAGGTTTAATGGACAGTCCAACGCAACAGGTGATCCCTCAGAACATTTGTAGAACTGATTGCAGTTTTCGTGAGCTACCAGCACGCCGTCTGAACCTTCGGCAGTGCAGATTTCGCGAGCTTCGCTAGGGTTTCCATTTCCACCGCCGTTATTATTGTTATCATTGTTTCCGTCTTCTTCGTCTGCTTCTTCGCTACTACTATCTTCGACACTCTTGTCATTGCCATTATCACCGTTTCCGCCTTGATTTCTGCCTTCGCAGTTCACGTTCTCCGGCCAGTCGCATTGCTCCTTTTCATAGTTGTATAAAAGGTTTAATGGACAGTCCAACGCAACAGGTGATCCCTCAGAACATTTGTAGAACTGATTACAGTTTTCATGTGCTACGAGTACACCGTTGGAACCTTCAGCAGCACAGATTTTGGGAGCTTCACTTGGGTTTCCATTTCCACCACCGCTATTGATACCGCTATCATTTCCACTCTCGTTGCTACTGGAGTTGCTCTCGCTAGATTCACTGCTTTCTCCATCGCTGTTGCTATTGTTTCCAGACTCGTTACTATCTCCACTAGCGCTGCTGTCTTTACCAGACTCACTACTGCCTCCACTAGCATTGCTGTTATTTCCGGCTTCTCCACTACCCTCTGGGGCTATTGGCCTGTTGCCGCAGTCAACGTTGATTGCCCAGTCACACTCCTGTGTTTCCTCATTGAACAAAAGGTCAGAGGCACACGGCCGCTCTACGAGTTCTCCTTGGACGCATTGGTAATACTTGTTGCAGTTGGGATGCGGTTTGAGAATGTCTACATAAGGGTTTATAGGGCACCCGTTCTCGTTAAGTTCAGCACTAACTAGTGCTATAGCACAAAAGAGTGCTAGGACTGTGCCTGGAATCAACAAGATTGCTTATTAAATTTGTGCACtaaaccaaaataaaaacacgtgaaaacttatttatattttttgtaatgccaatttaaattatttgttaaatgcgagcaaataaatagataaacgTTTCGTGTGTGTATTATAGCAAATTCAGAAAAAAAGCTTAGATCacctaaaattattattacgaGATTGCAGTTTAATTTAAGACCAAAAACGGCATGGTTTCGATTGAGcagcaagattttttttttccgtaaaGTACCAACTGACAATTTTTGTCTTCGATGgtaaattttatatgaaagcTTGAATGTTTTAGAAGTTGAAGCGTAAGCAGAACCAGTTGAGTACCTTAAGACTACCGATTTTTGAGCGCACTGTCCTGTACCccaagtgtaaatttattcgatggcgtaacgtgacgtacgcgcttgcgttaagtcccattttgtatgggattttgagtttccaaaacgttccgcttggcgcgctgtttctaaatctcatactaaatgagacttaaagcaaacgcgtacgtcacgtttcgctatcgaataaatttacactaggggtactgacaaTATTCCTACGGGTGACGTGACTAAACTAGAGATAACACACAAAAACTTAcctttcataatttttttttctatatgaaTTGCTATTTCAGAGTCCTTTCagatgttaaaaatattatgaagcGATTCCAATGCGTATCAgcaatttatacttttttttttgtcgcgAGAGATTATCAATGGAAGATTATCAAAATCTGATGATGATCAATATCGGATTGATTAAATGGTAGTCGTTGTTCGATCGATAACTGGTCATTAGTTTCCTCGTGTCGTGAATTGTTGCAACATATACCTATGCTAAATCCAAGTAAACAATGGAAAAATTGATATTATTCATGTATGCCAATAAGTGCTTATTATTCTATGACTAATTAAGAGTAATTTACAAAAGATTAGTCACCTGCTGAATCATTTTAATCTTTTTATCAATATGCAGGGTAACCTGTCCTTTTATGAGACATCGAAATTTGAGGCCTCTGTCCCCTCTCCATTCCTGCCGTTTGAAAAGTTACCAGACTGCTCCTGAAAACTAAAAAGATAGCTTTACGTTTTACAGGAGGTAATTaccaaaatttagttaaaaatagagtCCAGAATAGACCACTGAGCTTTCCTTTCCCATAAAATTTTTAGGACCTTTTCTTAAACGAGTTAGatcaagataagtctgcaacgattttgatagcacacgcggATACGGATATAcggataatttcataaaagtttgacgtttaaaataacacttgcactgcgtgtgctgtcaaaatcgttgTAGAGTTATTTTAGTCTAACTCTATTTACCTTTTTTATGTTGGGAAAAGGCGTTTTCGCACCCTATCCCGGGGAACCGCGACAGATATGACAGACGACGGATGACACCCCTACTATTTACCAAAAAATCTAATAACGGCCCAgccactatttatttatttcatcactatttatttatgttttatggctatcatttatttgttgtattggtatttgttagtttgaaaattaatggcaccatacatcccatgactggaccaaaaaaaaatagttttaatcggctaataatattgaaaccaattgcagtagctttcattaaatacatagaaaacataaaggacgaattggacattcaacttataaAGCATAAAgcagtagaaattttacagatgccggtgaaatgtcaaaaaaactcattttttctcttaaattTCCCATTTATACATAAagaaaagagaaagagacaaattaacaatagtacattgtgcaacgagggggtaagtgaaatcttGGAAGCGAAGgcggtaattcccgacagccggagGCTGGaaggaattaaagacccgaggttgcaatattcttacccccggagttacacacaatgtttttcatcacacttgcgaagaaaatactaaattattaaatactctAACATTACAAACATTCGttcgccatattgtcatttattaattattattaatataacttATTCGGTTAAGGGTTTTCTTAATGAGGATAGtttataacatgtttttttttatattgttaattGTCAATTTTAAATGAGAAGActtgttttgtttacttttaagttaatgttgtgtgcccttacagggtgtcatggtctgacttgtattttattgtataacatcTTGATTTACTATGTACATGactttacaacaaataaatgataaatgatgaatgaatgatgaattttaggttaggttagatcgATCGatcatcgaaggcacagatccaTCCGGTATTCAGTCACTatttaaaattgtgtaaaaaatattttaaactacggctattaaattaatcaaattaaatatttttaacataaacaaaaatattaaattataaacgtcagtattttaaaagtaaaactcatttctTTCTACGTGGTTCGTATGacagtgacataattaaaaaatatgcgcatgggcataatgaaattaaaaacaaaactattacgcccgtgggcataatataatataactcaTTTCATCTCAGTATGAAATAGTATTTCGAATTCAGTATGAAATAGTAGgtcgagggtgcggggtgttagggtcggcaacgcgcatgtaacacttaTGGAGTTgaaggctacggagactgcttaccatcaagcgggccgtatgcttgtttgccaccgacgtagtataaaaaaatatataatcgtgatataatagatagcgtttcagtcgagtaccgtgttaagGCAACGAAGTTTGCTAAGTTGCCTAAGTCAGGTCCGAGATTGacaagcttgattatatcactattgtatacaatactttttctacgagtaatctaaaaaataaaacctatacaccgtgtttttttttgatttgcgttaatttcaagggtgcattcctgagcttaaattaagtaactttctcaaagacaccggtattctaattaactccatttcggagataatccatattttatttttatcttataaagcccttacgagtgtgtacacttaccttagggcccgttcacatattgattagtgtttagtacgggttaatacatttgctactaaacgtaagtactatctcggacgatcgatgttcgaaatgacattgacatgtcacagttttcaattgtttgattgagataaatgtaatgcccgtgcaacaacaacgctatatgcaacatttaattactttttataacaaaaaaaatgtttaaaaaatataaaaaaaattttttttttggaaatataactatgtcatgtagtttccttaaacgtacttaccaataccccgaagttaacggaattgaataaaaacacggtgtataattaatgaaaattggtaagtatctcagtagacaaaaatttagtacaaaatacataaacgcgcAACTCTGCGAGACCCCGAgtcccgcgccccgcgcccgtttagcctttttaaccgacttcaagatttcaaaaggaggaggttatcaattcggttgtttttttttaatgtttgttactccataactccgtcatttctgtaccgattttgaaaattatttttttgtttgaatttatataattataatatatacagattggtcccgtttttgtcataACTCAGTtatgatgatgggatccatgaggaatcgagggaactcttaaaatgtgaaaggcatacatatagtgatttttgtattttctttaataaattaagcATTAACATttacaaaagtgacatttgatgaagtggaattgctgatcaaggcttggaaccggttttttcttcatataaaaaatacctgtattattacattttttttcgttctttggcttattatttcatgtttaatggGACTACCTAATAATATGAAGTTGTTACGTAAATACATTATCCAGTCCTACGAAAAgagtataatagtattttatgcaacagttgtataagaagggtcaaaaaaggcgagtggcgtgagttacaatgtgagccggagccgaaggcgtaggcgaacattgtaaaggaatacgccacgagcattttttgacctacttatacaacgttgcatacaatatttttcctacgagtcaacaaaaataaatcttaatttagatAAACTAAGCAAAAGTATAggtatagccaagacgcgcttCGTGTTAATGAaagcataaatgacagataacagtagaggagtaggaaaaatattgaaaaaatattgggctatttcgggatttttAAAAAAACCGTTCGGAGCCctgctgctgatgatgatcagaatgaaactcttcaacgacgcatagtacacgtttggcgatttgtcctcttcgctgtgtttgttaagtaaattagattttcaaatttttgtcaagttcgagttctgacgatggggtccatgaggaatcgagggaactcctcaaatgttaaaggcatgtAGGTATATAGCGatattagtattttcatcaacaaatcaagtatttacatttgtagaagtgacatttgatgaagtggaactgctgatgatgaacagaacagaactcttcaacgatgcatagttcacgttttgcaatttgttctctttgcgtGTTTGACAAGCAGTTAgattttcaaggcacatttttatatttctatcctcttcgtttttttaataattatctggtgctttatttcatgcatggtgttaaataatttatcttaaatacagtcgaataccctattgcgggtatcttaccagtcaaccattgggcaaatctgaaatgtgtcaaggtgggcgcagtgacaaaaaaacatgttacctccttttctacataattaggcgtaggacgctgtctttttaatttcattgtatgaaatccaaaatcaacaataaccgttctttcaccggtctccctcattgaagtcgattttttttttcttaaaaattatctaTGGGAGCGTggtggcacgtgattggtcaattttttttagttgactacaacGTATCGAATTGAgttttatagttgagttggaagcccatacatgaaaagtacgcaattatataTAGgcatacgaaatcttaattcaaccattacagtcgaaaaaaatatttttatcacacttgctcgtaaacggtgttattgtatgccagcgtactgagatggaatgagctatattatgcccatgggctgtaatattttttttttttatttaatggaggctgaattttcaatcgtggctaaATACCGGATAGGTTTGTGCCTTCTATGCCGaacctgtcaaaaattacaatatagcGGCAAATGTTTCTAATGTTGTAagtgtatttaagaattatttcgcttaaattgtttttttctcacaagtgtgatgaaaaacattgtgtgtgctaCGGGCGATAACACAATTACGttgtgttatttaattaaattaacacttgttcgtaaattcttgtttaccgtcCTTAATACACAAATATCTGTGAGACCGAGCTTTGTTCGGACcggaaaatgtataaaaactcaaaaatgctcGTTTTCCCAGATATacataagacctagctagatcgatttttcggcCCCGAAAACCCCGATAATTATCTGAGTGAGAGTTTATTCAAATgattacaaagaaatacaa
This region of Cydia pomonella isolate Wapato2018A chromosome 17, ilCydPomo1, whole genome shotgun sequence genomic DNA includes:
- the LOC133527237 gene encoding chondroitin proteoglycan 2-like: MKGTVLALFCAIALVSAELNENGCPINPYVDILKPHPNCNKYYQCVQGELVERPCASDLLFNEETQECDWAINVDCGNRPIAPEGSGEAGNNSNASGGSSESGKDSSASGDSNESGNNSNSDGESSESSESNSSSNESGNDSGINSGGGNGNPSEAPKICAAEGSNGVLVAHENCNQFYKCSEGSPVALDCPLNLLYNYEKEQCDWPENVNCEGRNQGGNGDNGNDKSVEDSSSEEADEEDGNNDNNNNGGGNGNPSEAREICTAEGSDGVLVAHENCNQFYKCSEGSPVALDCPLNLLYNYETEQCDWPENVNCEGRNQGGNGDNGNEKNVEDSSSEEADKEEGNNDNNNNGGGNGNPSEAREICAAEGSDGVLVAHENCNQFYKCSEGSPVALDCPLNLLYNYETEQCDWPENVNCEGRNQGGNGDNGNEKSVEDSSCEEADKEEGNNDNNNNGGGNGNPSDAAEICARDGSDSVLVAHENCNQYYVCKDGLPVTLDCNPNLVFNPDTDQCDWPELVDCGSRRTFTSFNKHMRFFRL